The genomic region ATTCCGCTGGATTTACTTCAGTTCCACGGCGATGAAACTCCAGAATTCTGCAGCCGGTTTGGCCGGCGCTGGATAAAAGCTGTGAGGGTTCAGCAAGCCGGACAGATTGAAAAGGCTTTGAGTGATTACCATGGTGCATCGGGGCTTTTAGTCGATGCCTGGGATCCTGAACGGTTTGGAGGTACAGGGCACTCGTTCAACTGGGACCTGATTCCTTCCGAGCGCTCTTTGCCCCTCATATTGGCCGGTGGCTTGTCGTCTGCTAACGTGGCCCGCGCTGTTGAGAAGGTGAAGCCCTGGGCGGTTGATGTCAGCGGCGGTGTTGAAAAAAGCAAAGGCATCAAAGACATCGAAAAAATTTCTGACTTTATTAAAGAGGCTCACCGTGTCTAATAGAGAGGTTCACCGTGTCTGAAAAACTGACTGAAGAAATGCTGACTGCCTTGCCGGATGCGCGGGGACATTTTGGTCCCTTTGGTGGACGATTCGTTTCCGAGACGCTGATGGATTCCCTGATGACTCTGGAAAAGGAATACCTTCGGCTAAAGAAGGATCCGGAATTCCAGGCCACCTTCGACAAAGATCTTGCAGATTATGTTGGCCGCCCCAGCCCGTTGTATTTTGCTGAGCGGCTGACTCGCGAAACCGGGGGCGCGCAGATCTGGCTAAAACGGGAAGATCTCAATCACACCGGCGCGCACAAGATAAACAACACCATCGGCCAAGCTCTGCTCGCCAGCTTTCTAGGCAAAAAACGCATCATCGCCGAAACTGGGGCCGGGCAGCATGGCGTTGCTACTGCCACTGTCTGTGCCCGCCTAGGTCTTGAATGCCATGTCTTTATGGGTGCTGAAGACGTAAAGCGCCAATCTCTGAACGTATACCGCATGAAGCTTCTGGGCGCCCAAGTGCACCCGGTTCAAAGTGGAAGCCGCACGCTCAAAGATGCAATGAACGACGCCATGCGTGACTGGGTCACTCATGTTGATGAGACGTTCTACATTATAGGTACCGTTGCGGGCCCGCACCCGTACCCGCTGTTGGTTCGGGATTTTCAGTCAGTCATCGGGCGTGAAACCCGTCGTCAGTCGCTGGAAAAAACCGGAAAACTGCCTGATGCGCTGGTTGCCTGTGTAGGCGGCGGTTCTAATGCGATCGGCATGTTTTATCCGTTCCTCACCGACGAATCTGTGCAGCTTTACGGGGTAGAGGCCGGTGGCCTTGGTATTGAGACGGGGCAGCATGCGGCGCCTTTGTGTGCGGGTCGCCCGGGCGTGCTCCATGGTAACCGTACTTATTTGATGGAGGATGAGAACGGGCAAATTGCAGGCACTCACTCGATCAGTGCGGGCCTGGATTATCCAGGAGTTGGGCCGGAACATAGCTGGTTGAAGGATATCGGTCGGGCTAACTATGTGTCGGTAACCGACGATGAGGCGTTGGACGCGTTTCGCATGCTAACCTTGGTTGAAGGTATCATGCCTGCGCTGGAAACTGCCCATGCGGTAGCTTACGCCGTAAAGCTTGCAGCCACGATGGATAAAGATCAGATGGTCGTAATCAACATATCTGGCCGCGGCGATAAGGACATCCATACCGTTGCGCAGTTAGACGGTATTGAGCTCTGAGTTTTGAACTTCGAACTCTGAATTCTGAACGCGGAATAATCGACAGGAGCAGGCATGAGCCGAATTGAAGGGGTTCTCCAGACCCTCAAAGGACAAGGCCGGAAGGCACTTATTCCCTTTATTACCGCCGGTGACCCTCACCCAGATGAGACCGTGGGCTTGATGCACACCATGGTTGATGCCGGGGTGGATATCATCGAGCTGGGTGTGCCGTTTTCTGATCCCATGGCCGATGGCCCAGTGATTCAGTTGGCCTGTGAAAGGGCGCTCAAGCACGGCACATCGCTGCGCCGTGTTCTGGCGATGGTGAGTGAGTTCAGAAAAACCAATGACACAACCCCGGTAGTGTTGATGGGCTATCTGAACCCCATTGAAGCCATGGGCTACGAAGCCTTTGCCGATGCGGCCGCAAAAGCGGGCGTAGACGGTGTTCTTACGGTGGACTTGCCACCGGAAGAGGCCGATGACATTGCACCTATGTTCTCCCAGAGAGGGCTGGACCCCATTTTTCTGCTGGCGCCAACCACCACCGATGAGAGAATTCGGGCAATTGCCGATCACTCTTCTGGTTATGTGTACTATGTTTCATTTAACGGCGTAACGGGAGCTGCCAGAATAAACGTGGATGAAGTTGCCGCTAAAGTGGCGCATATTCATGAATTGACGGCTCTGCCCGTTGGCGTTGGCTTTGGTATTCGCGATGCGGAAACAGCCGCAGCCGTGGGACGGGTATCCGATGGTGTAATTGTTGGCAGTGTGCTGGTCGATACAATAGCCAGAAACCAGGCAAATATCGGAGAGCTTAAACGGGCACTGACGGATCTGCTCAACCCCATGCGCGAAGCACTGGACAGCTTGGCTTCCTGACTCGAAAGGTGAGGGCGGGCCGGAATCAAAGGACAGGATAAAACCATGAGTAACTGGCTGGACAAGATAATGCCGGGCAAAATCCGCTCGGAATCCAATCGCAGAACAGGTGTTCCTGAAGGGCTTTGGAAAAAGTGCCCTAAATGTGGCGCCTTTCTCTACAAGCCGGAGCTGGAGAAAAACCTCGATGTTTGCCCCAAATGCAATCATCACCTGAGGGTCAACGCCCGCCGTCGCCTCGACATTTTTCTTGATGAAGAGGGTCGAGAGGAAATTGGCGAAAACCTAGAACCTTGGGATCGACTGAAGTTCAAGGACACCAAGCGCTACAAGGATCGCCTAGTTCAGGCTCAAAAAACTACGGGTGAGAAAGACGCGCTTATTGCCATGAAAGGCAAAACACTGGGTGTACCGCTAGTGGCCTGTTCCTTCGAGTTCGGGTTTATGGGCGGCTCCATGGGCCAAGTTGTTGGGGAAAAGTTCGTTCAGGCCGCTAATATTGCGCTTGCAGAGCGCATTCCTCTGGTTTGCTTTTCTGCCAGCGGCGGCGCTCGGATGCAAGAAGCCATACTGTCGCTGATGCAGATGTCCAAAACTGCAGCTGTGCTTGAGCGTATGAAGGGGGAAGGCATACCTTACATATCGGTGATGACGGACCCGGTGTTCGGTGGTGTATCTGCCAGTCTCGCAATGCTGGGCGATCTTAATATTGCCGAGCCCAATGCATTGATTGGCTTTGCAGGTCCGCGGGTTATCGAACAGACGGTTCGCGAAAAATTACCCGAAGGTTTCCAGCGCAGTGAGTTCCTACTTGAGCACGGGGCGATCGACATGATTCTGCACCGCCACCAGATGCGTGAGCGCATTGCCCACGTGCTGGCGAAGTTCACCGGTCAGGAGCGACCGGGAACAGACGAACCCATTGAATTTGACATAACGGAAAAACCAGACGTTGATACCCCCATCGAGTAAAAAAACACCTCAACCCCCGCATGCGCCGGGGGCGGGTGCCACTGTTGAGCAGTGGCTGTCTTGGCTTGAATCGATCCACCCCACTGAAATTGACCTCGGGCTCGACCGGGTTCTTGTCGTATTACGCCGGCTGTTCCGAAACAAGCCAGCGGCGCGTGTGATAACGATTGCCGGAACCAACGGCAAGGGCAGTACCGTTGGCACTCTTGAGGCTTTGTTGCTGGCCGCAGGTCGGCGCACCGGCGCCTTTACGTCACCGCATTTGCAGAACTACAACGAGCGAGTCCGCATTGATGGCAAAGACATTGACGATGCGGCTCTCATTTTCGCTTTCGAGACGGTTGAGGCGGCTCGTGGTTCGGTAACGCTGACCTATTTTGAATTTGGCACGTTGGCGGCGTTCGTCGCACTTCGGGAATCCGGTGTGCAGGACTGGATTCTTGAGGTAGGTCTTGGTGGCCGGCTGGATGCCGTAAACGTAGTAGACGCGGATCTGGCGATTATAACGTCTGTCGATATTGACCACGTGGCGTTTCTCGGCGACAACCGTGAAGTCATCGGGTTTGAAAAGGCCGGCATTCTTCGCCCAGGCATACCGGCCATTGTTGCCGATATGGATCCGCCACGTTCCGTGCTTCAACAGGCAACTGCTCAGAGGGTGGTGCTGACCAGAGCAGGGCAGGACTACACAGTCCGCGAAGTGGTAGCAGATAGCGGTGAAGCGACTGCAACACTGCAGTACCAAGGGCAGTTGGTTAGCCTCCCTGCAGGGCCTTTGCCGGTTCAGAGTGTTGCAGCTGCTGTAATGGCGATGCGAACACTTGAGCCTGGGATGGAGGTGTCGGCAATAGAAACAGCTCTGGGCCGAGTAAGTGTACCTGGGCGATTTGAGCGCCTTGAGCGAGACCCTGACCTGTATGTGGATGTAGGTCATAATCCCCATGCCGCAAACTGGCTCTGCTCGAGGTTGCAAGCTCTCAAAGTCAAAGAGGGTAGTCGGAAGGTTCACGCAGTGTACGCCGCACTTGGGGATAAAGACGTTGCGGGAGTAACCAGGGCCATGGCTTCGGTCGTTGATTCTTGGTATTTAGCGGGGCTGGATGTACCTCGTGGTTTGGGCTCAGAAGCCTTGAAAGCAAAGCTTGAGTCCTGTGCATTAAAGCAGGTAAGTACTCACGATTCTGTAGCTAATGCCATTGCGGAAGCAAAATTCCATGCCAGCAAAAATAGTATTGTGATTGTTTTCGGTTCATTTTTTACCGTTGCACAAGCGCGCTCGCTGCTGCTGTAAATCAGACGCTCAGCGCCTTAAACTTTGTTCATAGCGCATCGCAGAGCTTGGAGTTATGACAGGCGGACAGTTAGTATGTGGCAGGAAAAATGAATGGGGAGCCAAGTAACGTGGATGGATTGAAGCAAAGAATAATTGGAGCGCTGGTGCTGGTTTCGCTGGCCGTTATCTTTGTTCCTATGGTCTTCGATGAGCCTCACTCAGAGCGCACCTCCACGTCGATCAATATTCCGGAAGAGCCGCCTTTTCCGGAAGTTGAATCGCCGAAGTCGGATATAGCGCAAACACCTCCTTATCAGCAAGATCAGGCTTCGAATTCAGGTTCAGCCGATCAGGACTTCCGCATTCTGGAAAATGATGAGCCGGAGCCGGCTACCCAGCCAGAGACCTCACAACCAGCAACACCCAAGCAAACGGAATCTCCGGCGAATGCCGAGCAGACAAATGCGGAGTTTACCCGGTCTCTGGAAGGTGCCTGGGTTGTGCAGTTGGGCAGTTTTGGCAATGGTGACAACGCCAGACGCCTTCGGGATAGCGTTCGCGAAAAGGGTTATAACTCCCATCTTCAGGAAGTCGTTCGCGGAGACAACACCCTTACGCGGGTTTTCAGTGGGCCTTTCGCTGAGAAAACCAAGGCAGAGTCTGCGAAGCGCACACTGGATGAAGCTTTCAGCTTGAACAGTCTCGTCACTTCCGGCGACAAATAACGCTTTTAACCTGCTTTATATCACTCTGGCGGTTTGGCGCGCCGGGGTTTCCTGATAGAATTCGCGCTTCCTTTTCTCCACCGGGATTTCCATGGACGCGCTGATCTGGATTGACTGGGTCATCATTGCCCTCATTACAGTTTCCACTCTCATCAGTCTAAAACGCGGTTTCGTAAAAGAAGCTTTGTCTTTAGTGACTTGGGTGGGCGCGTTCATACTTGCCCGCACCTTTCACCCCCAGATGCAAGCGCTGCTTGAGAACACCGTTGAGACGCCGCTTGTACGATTGATAGCAGCATTTGCCATTCTTTTTTTCGGAACACTCATTGTCGGCGCAATCATCAACAACATGATCGGGCATCTTGTCCGTGCCACTGGGCTCTCAGCGACTGACAGAGTACTAGGCATGGGGTTTGGCCTGCTGCGTGGCATTGTTGTTGTTATCGTCGCGATTGCTTTTATCCGTTACACCCCTCTGGCCCAGGATACCTGGTGGAGGACGTCCGTCATGATAGACCGCCTTTCGGTGGTTGAAGACTGGTCCAGGCGAACATTCGGCGACGAGTTCGCCCGTTTTCTAGAGCCAGATTCTCAAAAGGCCGTGAAACCCACGTCCGCATCTCGCTAACATTCAGAATTAACACCCGGAGATCACCTTATCCATGTGTGGCATTGTCGGCATCGTCAGTACTTCCAACGTCAATCAGTCGCTTTATGATGCGCTGACTGTACTTCAGCACCGAGGCCAGGATGCGGCGGGCATTGTTACCTTTCAGGACGAGCGCTTTTACCTGCGCAAGGATAATGGTCTGGTTCGTGACGTTTTTCATACTCGCCACATGCATCGTCTGGTGGGCAACGTAGGCATAGGCCATGTGCGTTACCCGACGGCCGGAAGCTCAAGTTCTGCAGAGTCTCAGCCCTTCTATGTAAACAGCCCTTACGGTATTACTCTTGCCCATAACGGTAATTTGACCAACGCCGACGAACTGAGCCGGGATTTATTCCGCACCGATCTGCGCCATATCAACACCAACTCGGATTCGGAAGTGCTGCTGAACGTGTTTGCACACGAGCTGCAAAAACTACGCAAACTTGATCCTACAAAGGATGATATCTTTTCGGCCGTAAGTGCCGTTCACGAGCGGTGTGCCGGCGCCTATGCGGTTGTAGCCATGATTGCCGGGCACGGTATTGTCGGCTTCCGTGACCCTAACGGCATCCGCCCCATCTGTTACGGTGAACGAACCAGCGAGTCCGGCCGCAAGGAATACATGCTTGCTTCCGAAAGTGTTGCCCTGAGCGCGGCCGGTTACACTCTGGTACGAGATATCGCCCCCGGAGAAGCCGTTTATATCGAAACCGACGGCACGTTGTATACCCAGCAATGCGCTAAAAAACCGAAGTTATACCCCTGTATTTTTGAGCATGTCTATTTTGCTCGGCCGGATTCCATCATCGATGGCGTGTCCGTGTATAAGGCGCGCTTGCGCATGGGTGAAACCTTGGCAGATAAAGTGCTGCGTGAACGCCCGGATCACGATATTGATGTTGTTATGCCTATTCCTGATACCAGCCGGACATCGGCCTTACAGATGGCCCACCGACTAGGCCTGAAATTCCGCGAAGGGTTCATCAAAAATCGCTATATTGGCCGGACGTTTATCATGCCTGGCCAGACTATGCGCAAAAAATCGGTGCGCCAGAAACTGAACCCGATCGAGCTTGAGTTCCGGGGTAAAAACGTAATGCTGGTGGACGATTCCATCGTTCGCGGAACCACGTGCAAAGAAATTGTGCAGATGGCTCGGGACGCCGGCGCCAAGAATGTCTACTTCGCATCGGCTGCGCCTCCGGTTCGTTACCCCAACGTTTATGGCATTGACATGCCATCGGCCAAAGAGCTGATTGCTCATGACAGGACCGTTGAGGAAATTCGCGGTCTAATAGGAGCCGACTGGCTGTTGTACCAAGATCTCGAAGATCTGGTGACCAGTGTAAGCGATGTAAATGACAACATTGACGGCTGGGAGTGCTCAGTGTTCACCGGGAACTACGTGACGGGCGATATTGACTCCGCGTATCTCGAGCGCCTCGATGACGCTCGCAATGATATGAAACGGTCGGGAACTGCAGGCGCCGCGTCAACTGACAACGGCATTATTGATCTTTACAACGACGAAGACTGAACACCGAGCCTTACCAGGAGACGCTCATGACTTTTCACCGCGAAGAAACTGTCCAGATTCCCGAATCGGATCTCGACGGTATGTCCCTGGATACTCTGGCGGTGAGGGCAGGGCAGATCCGGACCGGTCAGCTTGAGCACAGTGATGCGATTTTTCCTACATCCAGCTTTGTTTATGGCAGTGCTGCTCAGGCAGCGGCGCGTTTCGGTGGCGAGGAGCCGGGCAATATATACTCCCGTTTCACCAACCCCACGGTTCAAGCCTTTGAGGGCCGCATTGCTGCCATGGAAGGGGGAGACCGCGCTGTAGCAACCTCATCCGGCATGGCTGCCATTCTCAGCACATGTATGGCGCTGCTAAAAAGCGGTGACCACGTTATCTGTTCCCGTGGTGTATTTGGAACCACCAATGTGCTGTTTCAGAAATACATGGCAAAGTTTGGTGTTGAAACAACGTTGGTAAGCCTTACGGATACCGAAGAGTGGGCATCGTCAATACGCCCAAATACCCGCATGCTGTTCGTCGAGACCCCGTCTAACCCACTCTGTGAGGTTGCCGACATGGGTGCTTTGGCAAAGCTTGCCCACGACAATGACGCCCTGTTCGTGGTGGACAACTGTTTTTGCACGCCTGTGTTGCAGCGCCCCCTGGAGCACGGTGCCGATATCGTGATTCACTCTGCAACCAAATACCTCGATGGCCAGGGCCGTTGTGTGGGTGGGGTTGTTGTCGGCCCCACGAAACTCATGGACGAAGTCTATGGCTTCCTAAGGTCCGCAGGGCCCACCATGAGCCCGTTTAATGCTTGGGTGTTCCATAAAGGCTTGGAAACCTTACCAATCCGTATGCGAGCTCACTGTGACAATGCGTTAGAGTTAGCGACGTGGTTGGAGCAGCAACCGGAAGTGGAACAAGTGTATTACGCAGGGCTTAAAAGCCACCCACAGCACGCGCTTGCAAAAAAACAGCAGAAAGGTTTTGGTGGGGTGCTGTCATTTTGTCTAAAAGGCGATCGCGAAGAAGCCTGGAGCTTCATCGATGCAACCCGCATGATTTCAATCACGGCGAACCTGGGTGATGTGAAAACCACGATTACCCATCCGGCGACCACAACCCACGGGCGCTTGTCTCCAGAAGACAAGTCCAGCGCAGGCATAACCGAAAACCTGTTGCGTCTGTCGGTGGGTATAGAAGCAGTTGAAGATCTGAAAACAGACTTGTATAGAGGTTTTCAGGCGCTTCAGAACGCAAGCAACATTTAACGTTTGAGCATTCATGGCCGAATCTGCAAAAGCGAAGAAATCACCACAAGAACTAACACAGAAGCAGCTGCGCTTTCGCCGCCTTGCCGCGCAGGGTGCGCGTGAAGGTGCGGTGATTGGGCTTGTTGCCCTTTGTATATATCTAACTATGGCTCTTGTGACGTTTAACGCTGCTGACCCAGGCTGGGCCAGCATTGGTCATGACACTAATGTGCTCAATTCAGCGGGCCGCTCTGGCGCCTGGCTTGCAAGCCTGCTTATGGATTTCTTCGGCCATGTGGCCTACCTGTTCCCAATGATGGTGGCGGGTTACGCCATCATGTTGATACGCCTGCGAAACGATTCTCTGGATTTGCACTGGCCGTTGTTCCTGATGCGGTTTGGTGGGTTTCTGCTGATTCTGTTGTCTGCGACCAGCCTCCTTTCGCTTTACTCAGTCTTTGGGTTAGGCGCCTCGTCCGGTGGGGTGCTGGGAACCGCCGTTGCAGATGCCATGGTTCGTTTTTTCAACTTACCGGCAACGACCTTGTTGCTTATAGCCATACTTCTGTTCGCCCTCACGGTTACGGTGGGGCTTTCTTGGTTCTGGCTCATGGATCAGTTGGGTGAGATGACGCTCCGCTTGGGGCAGGCACTAAAGCGGCTTGCCACCTCCGACAAAACGAAACCAGCTCCAGAGTCCAGCACTGCCTCCGCGCATAAAGCCGATGCTGCAAAAGCTCAGGCGGCGGCTGCCGAACACGAACAGCCCAGATCGCCCTGGTGGCACAAGATCCCTGGGTTTGGCCCACGCAAAGCGGCCAAGCCTCAAGAACAAGCGGGTGAACGGCTAGAGCCAGGCCTTGAAGGTTTTTCTGCCGGCGAAGAGCTGGAGCCCGCGAGACTGGAAAGCTTCAGCTCCCGTGATGAGGCACCGGCTAAAGCTCGCAAGCAGCCGTTCACTCAGGGCACGCCAAAGCTTGCGTCGGCGGTCGGCAGGTCGTTGAAAATAGCGCCGTTTAAGAAAGACGATCAAACGCCTCAAGCAAGCAACGGAAAAAACTCTCAACCTTCGCTGCTTGAAGACATAGAAAGCCCAATCCCGCCCATCTCGCTGTTAGATCCGCCTGAGGAGCACAAGGAAAGTGGGTACTCAGAGGAAGCCCTTGAACACATGTCGCGCTTGCTTGAGGAAAAGCTGGCTGACTTTGGTGTTTCTGTTGAGGTAGTTGAGGTAAACCCGGGTCCGGTTATCACTCGTTTTGAGATCAAACCGGCCGCCGGCGTTAAGGTTAGCAAGATTTCGAACCTTGCAAAGGATCTGGCCCGTTCACTGGCTGTGCTCAGCGTTAGGGTTGTGGAGGTTATCCCGGGCAAGTCTGTGGTGGGTATCGAGATTCCCAATGAAACGCGTGAAATCGTACGCCTCAGCGAAGTTCTGGGATCGAGGGTGTTCACCGAATCCAGCTCGGCCCTCACCATGGCGCTGGGTAATGACATAGGTGGCAACCCCATGGTTGCAAACCTCTCAAAAATGCCCCATCTGCTGGTTGCCGGCACCACCGGCTCTGGTAAGTCGGTGGGTGTTAACGCCATGCTAATAAGTATGTTGTTGAAGGCGAGGCCAGACGAAGTCCGCTTCATTATGGTCGACCCAAAGATGCTTGAGCTCAGCATCTACGATGGCATTCCTCACCTGCTAACGCCGGTTGTTACCGACATGAAAGATGCTGCAAATGCATTGCGTTGGTGCGTGGCCGAAATGGAACGCAGATACCGCGTTATGGCCAGCTTGGGTGTCCGTAACGTTGCAGGCTTCAACCGCAAGGTAAAAGACGCAGCAGAAGCCGGAGAGCCGCTGCTTGACCCAACATGGAAGCCGGATGAGTATCTCGCCAGCGATGAACAAGAGCGCCCGGAACTGGTGACATTGCCGTTCATCGTCGTAGTTATTGATGAGTTTGCCGACATGATGATGATTGTCGGCAAAAAAGTGGAAGAACTGATCGCGCGTATTGCCCAAAAAGCGAGGGCTGCAGGGATTCACCTGATTCTTGCCACTCAGCGGCCGTCTGTAGATGTGATCACCGGCCTGATCAAGGCCAACATTCCCACCCGTATGTCGTTCCAGGTGTCGTCTAAGATCGATTCTCGCACAGTGCTGGATCAGGGTGGTGCGGAACAGCTCCTCGGCCACGGCGATATGTTGTACTTGCCTCCGGGTTCAGGCCTCCCTGTGCGTGTTCATGGTGCGTTTGTGGATGACGACGAGGTTCACCGGGTTGTAAGTGCCTGGAAGGCCAGAGGCGAACCCGTTTATGTAGACGATGTACTTAACGGTGCCGAAGGCGAAAATCTGCCAGGCGTCCCCACATTAACGGAAGGCGGCGATAGCGAAGGCGATGCACTGTTCGATGAGGTTGTAGCCTTTGTAACAGAGGGCCGCCGAGTGTCGATTTCCTCCGTGCAACGAAAGTTCAGGATAGGTTATAACCGGGCGGCCAATATTGTTGAGGCTATGGAAGCATCGGGTGTTGTCAGTGCTGCGGGCCACAACGGTGGCCGTGAAGTCTTGGCGCCGCCCCCACCGAGAAATTAGGAGTCGTATTGTATGCAACAGTTTTCCCTAAAACCCGTGCTGGCCCCCGTGCTGGCTGTAGTTGTCGCACTTTTGTTCAGCAGCTCACTAATGGCAGCCGACAACGAGGAATCGGCAGCGGAATTAGCCTCTGTGTTAACAAGCTATGAAACCTATCAAGCCGACTTTATCCAAATTGTGGTAAACGAAGACGGCAGCAAGGTTCAGGAAACCCGTGGCTCTCTGAAGGCCAAAAGGCCGGGTCTGTTTTACTGGGAAACCCGCGCCCCTATGTCGCAGTTTGTCGTCAGTGATGGCAACACCGTGCAAGTTTATGATCCTGACCTAGAACAGGTCACTGTGCATAACTTGGATGATCGGGTACAGACCACACCTGCACTGCTGTTGAGTGGTGAAGTGGATAACCTGGAAGAAACTTACCGGGTGTCCAGTCGTCAGATCAGCGACGATACACGGGAATTCACCCTTGAACCCAAAAGCGAAGATTCACTGTTTGTGTCCCTGCAGCTGACGTTCTTTAAGAATGAACTGCAGGAGATGCGCATGAAAGATTCCCTGTCACAGCTTAGTGTGCTCAGCTTTGACCGTATTCAGCTGAACGACACCGTCGACAAGAGCGTGTTTACGCTTGAATACCCGGAGGACGTTGACGTAATCCGGGACGAAAGCTGACATGCAAAGCAGCTTGTTCACCGAGCAGGTCGGGTTCCGGCCTCTAGCGGCGCGTATGCGGCCGGAATCCCTAGACGACTACGTGGGTCAAATGCACCTCGTGGGGCCCGGGAAACCGCTGCGTAGAGCTGTGGAGCAGGGGCAACTCCACTCCATGATTCTTTGGGGCCCGCCCGGGGTGGGTAAGACCACTTTTGCAAGACTACTGGCGAGCGTCGGCGACCTCAGTTTTGAGAATGTGTCCGCGGTTTTAAGTGGCGTAAAAGATATTCGTGCGATCGTTGAACGAGCGCGCAACCGTAAGCAGTCCCAGGGCCAAGACACGCTATTGTTCGTGGACGAAGTGCACAGGTTCAACAAGAGCCAGCAAGATGCGTTTCTTCCACATATTGAAGATGGCACCTTTATTTTTGTCGGCGCCACCACTGAAAACCCCTCTTTCGAGCTCAACAGCGCTCTGCTTTCCCGCACCCGTGTGTATGTGCTTAAGAATCTCGAAGAAGACGACATCCTCCGTATGCTCAGCCGGGCTTTGACCTCAGAAGAAGGTTTTGGGGGCCAACTCGCGGTGTCTGACGAGGTGCTGCGGGTAATGGCATCGGCATCCGGCGGCGATGCTAGGCGGGCGCTTAACATCCTCGAGATTTCTGCCGATCTAGCAGAGCTGGACAGTGACGGTAAAAATCGCGTTAACGCAGACCAGCTTGAACAAGTGATGCAAACCAGTTTGCGCCGGTTTGATAAGGGCGGAGATGTTTTTTACGACCAGATATCGGCACTGCACAAATCCGTAAGGGGCTCAGACCCTGACGGCTCGCTGTACTGGCTGTGTCGGATGCTTGATGGTGGCTGCGACCCTTTGTACGTCGTTCGCCGTTTGGTGCGCATTGCGAGTGAGGATATCGGCAACGCCGATCCCCGGGCCCTGCAGCTGAGTATGGATGCCTGGTTTGCACAGGAACGGTTGGGGAGCCCCGAAGGCGAACTGGCCCTAGCGCAGGCCGTAACCTATCTGGCACTCGCGCCGAAAAGCGACGCGGTTTACAAGGCATTCAACCAGTGCATGGCAGATATACGGAAGGATCCAGATTACGAGGTTCCCGTGCATTTACGCAATGCGCCCACCAAGCTGCTGAAAAGCATGGGGCACGGCGACTCCTATCGTTATGCTCACCATGAACCGGATGCATTCGCCGCTGGAGAGTCCTACTTGCCAGAGGCCATCCATCAGCGCAGGTACTATGAGCCAGTTAACCGTGGCCTAGAGATCAAGCTCTCCGAAAAGCGCCAACGACTCGATGCCCTGAACGAACAAAGCCCCAACAAACGCCATACCTGAGCTTTTTATAAGGTTGCCCGCCGGCGCTAGCCAGCAGCAGCGGCACAGGTATAATGGCCTGCTAATCTACATACATCGCAAACCGGAAAATCCAGGATAACCATGCTCGATCCCAAACTCGTCCGTAACCAGACTGAAGAGATCGCCCGTCGGCTGGCCATCAAAAATTTCGTTTTTGACGTGGCCGCCTTTGAGAAGCTTGAAGAGCGCCGCCGGGCCCTTCAGGTAAGCACGGAAACCTTGCAGGGCGAGCAGAACAAAAAGTCGAAGTCAATTGGTAAAGCCAAGGCCGCTGGCGAAGATATTCAGCCATTGCGGGATGAGGTGGAGAGTCTGAAATCCCGCAAGTCGGAAGCCGAGGAAGAGTTGCGCATCTTGCAGGCGGAACTCAACGCG from Marinobacter sp. LV10R510-11A harbors:
- a CDS encoding CvpA family protein; this encodes MDALIWIDWVIIALITVSTLISLKRGFVKEALSLVTWVGAFILARTFHPQMQALLENTVETPLVRLIAAFAILFFGTLIVGAIINNMIGHLVRATGLSATDRVLGMGFGLLRGIVVVIVAIAFIRYTPLAQDTWWRTSVMIDRLSVVEDWSRRTFGDEFARFLEPDSQKAVKPTSASR
- the purF gene encoding amidophosphoribosyltransferase; the encoded protein is MCGIVGIVSTSNVNQSLYDALTVLQHRGQDAAGIVTFQDERFYLRKDNGLVRDVFHTRHMHRLVGNVGIGHVRYPTAGSSSSAESQPFYVNSPYGITLAHNGNLTNADELSRDLFRTDLRHINTNSDSEVLLNVFAHELQKLRKLDPTKDDIFSAVSAVHERCAGAYAVVAMIAGHGIVGFRDPNGIRPICYGERTSESGRKEYMLASESVALSAAGYTLVRDIAPGEAVYIETDGTLYTQQCAKKPKLYPCIFEHVYFARPDSIIDGVSVYKARLRMGETLADKVLRERPDHDIDVVMPIPDTSRTSALQMAHRLGLKFREGFIKNRYIGRTFIMPGQTMRKKSVRQKLNPIELEFRGKNVMLVDDSIVRGTTCKEIVQMARDAGAKNVYFASAAPPVRYPNVYGIDMPSAKELIAHDRTVEEIRGLIGADWLLYQDLEDLVTSVSDVNDNIDGWECSVFTGNYVTGDIDSAYLERLDDARNDMKRSGTAGAASTDNGIIDLYNDED
- a CDS encoding O-succinylhomoserine sulfhydrylase, whose product is MTFHREETVQIPESDLDGMSLDTLAVRAGQIRTGQLEHSDAIFPTSSFVYGSAAQAAARFGGEEPGNIYSRFTNPTVQAFEGRIAAMEGGDRAVATSSGMAAILSTCMALLKSGDHVICSRGVFGTTNVLFQKYMAKFGVETTLVSLTDTEEWASSIRPNTRMLFVETPSNPLCEVADMGALAKLAHDNDALFVVDNCFCTPVLQRPLEHGADIVIHSATKYLDGQGRCVGGVVVGPTKLMDEVYGFLRSAGPTMSPFNAWVFHKGLETLPIRMRAHCDNALELATWLEQQPEVEQVYYAGLKSHPQHALAKKQQKGFGGVLSFCLKGDREEAWSFIDATRMISITANLGDVKTTITHPATTTHGRLSPEDKSSAGITENLLRLSVGIEAVEDLKTDLYRGFQALQNASNI
- a CDS encoding DNA translocase FtsK, which encodes MAESAKAKKSPQELTQKQLRFRRLAAQGAREGAVIGLVALCIYLTMALVTFNAADPGWASIGHDTNVLNSAGRSGAWLASLLMDFFGHVAYLFPMMVAGYAIMLIRLRNDSLDLHWPLFLMRFGGFLLILLSATSLLSLYSVFGLGASSGGVLGTAVADAMVRFFNLPATTLLLIAILLFALTVTVGLSWFWLMDQLGEMTLRLGQALKRLATSDKTKPAPESSTASAHKADAAKAQAAAAEHEQPRSPWWHKIPGFGPRKAAKPQEQAGERLEPGLEGFSAGEELEPARLESFSSRDEAPAKARKQPFTQGTPKLASAVGRSLKIAPFKKDDQTPQASNGKNSQPSLLEDIESPIPPISLLDPPEEHKESGYSEEALEHMSRLLEEKLADFGVSVEVVEVNPGPVITRFEIKPAAGVKVSKISNLAKDLARSLAVLSVRVVEVIPGKSVVGIEIPNETREIVRLSEVLGSRVFTESSSALTMALGNDIGGNPMVANLSKMPHLLVAGTTGSGKSVGVNAMLISMLLKARPDEVRFIMVDPKMLELSIYDGIPHLLTPVVTDMKDAANALRWCVAEMERRYRVMASLGVRNVAGFNRKVKDAAEAGEPLLDPTWKPDEYLASDEQERPELVTLPFIVVVIDEFADMMMIVGKKVEELIARIAQKARAAGIHLILATQRPSVDVITGLIKANIPTRMSFQVSSKIDSRTVLDQGGAEQLLGHGDMLYLPPGSGLPVRVHGAFVDDDEVHRVVSAWKARGEPVYVDDVLNGAEGENLPGVPTLTEGGDSEGDALFDEVVAFVTEGRRVSISSVQRKFRIGYNRAANIVEAMEASGVVSAAGHNGGREVLAPPPPRN